Below is a window of Impatiens glandulifera chromosome 2, dImpGla2.1, whole genome shotgun sequence DNA.
tctctatttataggagtacatcaaaaccaaaagactaaactactactcctaagcccaataaaggcttaaagcccaattacaatatataaactctaattaaatatgagcccaaaacccaacagaCCTCTTGATGGGCGCAATACTAGCAAAGTTAGTCCATGTACAAATAAGAGATTGGCCCGATACTAATACCGCGAAGCATTCGCCACCGCCTTATACGAGCGAATCACATAATATATGTGCCTCTGGATGGGACAAATATTATCAAAGTTAGCCCATGAATAAATAAGAGGTTGACCCAATACTATTAATAACATAATGTATGTGGTAAGAGATTATTGACCCATTACTGTAATAACATAATCTATTTTTCTCTTGATGGGCCAACCCATGTACAAGATATGAGGTTGAGCAAAATATAATACTCTTGGATGGTAGGGCCTGCGACATGAATGTTGAAAATTGTATCAATTGGAATTCAGTTAAGACATATCTGAAAGTCGCAAATACCACTAAAGCCACTAGAGAGATTCAGAAGATTTAAGTGTAGATAGTTCAATGCCAATTGGGGGATAAATTTGTTAGGACCGCCATCATCAACCAATGCTTTTAAGTCCTTGAAAAGAGGGTGAAGTTTGCCAATATTCGACTTTGCATATGCAAGTTGTTATGTatcaaaatcaaagaaaattgtTGATGGGATGCAAAAAAATAGTATTTGACTTCGCTCATGCACAGTCTTTGGAACCGAAATAGGAGTAGAGAAAGGCGCACCGGACGTTGTTTTGGTTTCTATAGCGGGTTATGAAGCCACTTTTGAATCTCGTTAAAAGACAAGTATAGGTACAATGTACGTGGGAGCATTCGAAATAACCTTTTAAGGCGTCAAATGTTAGAATAAGTGTAATTAGGGTTGGGTTGTGCAGAGTTGTTGCTGTAAGGGTCCCCTTACAATTGTCCGACAAACAAGCTATGTGTGGATGGTCCAACTATCTCCCATTGACTCTGGTAGAATAGTGCATTTATCCATTTATCCCAGAGCTTTTAGCGGTCCCATCTTTATGCTAACTTCAAGGAAGTGAGAATCTAGGAGACTATGCCCCTAGTATGGTTAGAAAATTAGCTCTCCACTGGGGATCATTAAGAATCCCATGACTCTGTTATGGAAGCTACCTCGAAGATTCATGCCCAACGAGTGGCAGGTTACATAACAGGATTACTCTTTATTTTGAAGAAAGTGAAGTTTGGAACCGGATGACCTCCGGACTTTGGTGAAAGAGAGTCATCGGGGAGTCATGCCCCTGGTGTGATTGAAGGGATGGGGCCCACATGACGAAGGAGGAAAGATCGACTTAGCGATGGAATGGACCGGGCCTCCGTGGGCTGCCTACGTATCCTCCTCGAAAGAAAGACTTTTAGCATAAGTTAAAACccttaaaaagaaaacaattggGAGTGTCAACGTTTGATCATAAAAAGAAAGCTTATGATCTTAAAAAGAAAGCTTATAGAGATCTTAAATGCTTTGTTAGCCTTAGTGCTACAAAAGTATTTGAAGTTCTACTAATAGGATGAGAGTGAGTTGGCAAAGACTATTCTTCTCATTCCTTAGGCCCGAATGCCAAGACCCCTTTTTTATCGTGTTACAACCGAAATATTTTGGATCCAAACTCTACTACAAGATCTTTGCATACCCAACTCCAATATATTTGAACCGGATGCAGGAAGTTTAATAAAGTATAGTAAAATGCGACTTATACCATAATTGATTCTTTATGGGCCAACCCATGTACAAAAATATGAGGTTGGCCCATAATTGCCTCTTGATGGGCTCAATACTAGTGAAATTAGCCTATATACAAATAAGAGATTAGCCCAAGTGTCTCTCAATATtctcaaaatcgagagtttatattttttaaactcgtaaaatctagagtttatttgaaattgtaaaagtttaattttaaaaaataatagttatatattattattatttttttatatataattaagtattttatacttagctatttttaaaaaattatatatttaaatataaattaattaaaaataataaataaataacactataaaaaataatacttacaaaattaattaatttatttgaataaataataactttattattaatttttaaatatatatttattttttaaacgtaaaatcgtataaaattataaaatcaaaattatttataaactcataaaatcttattattacaAAATCATACTCgataactttttataaaatcttaaaattttaaaaattattcgaGATTTTAACCAGCGTCCTTTTATGCTAGCGAAGTTAAGCCATGCACAAATAAAAGGTACtattaataacataatatatctGACTCTTGATGGGCCTAATATTAGCGAAGTTAGCCCATGTGCAAAATAAGAGGTTGGTCCACCCTCTCTAAGTATCTTACTCTGAATGTAATATGTTGCTTCTCCAAGATGATTATGATTGGGAATAAAATTTGGGAGAGTTAACTAATAGAGACActatctttaattaaaaaaaataaaataatttttctttttcctcacatttttttttttcaatgacgtcaaatataatttcttaaaattggcTAAGTacaaaactatttaattatatttataaataataataatatataactattattttttcaaattaaactcttacgatttcacGTATAACTGATTAACGATTCTACGtaaactttcgattttgacAGTGTTGCTCTGAATGTAATAAGTTGATCCTCCAAAATAAATGATTGAGAATGAAATAGATAAATGTAGTGATGCAATCTctgatttattgaaaaataaaataaattttctttcttctctttcatcacatttttctcttttatccaTTAAAGTGACACCATGTCATTCATTTTCTTTCCCAAATTTCATATCCCTCCTCTGTCCTCAAATATTTTCTAAGGTCTTGTTctctttgaattttttaaaaaacccaacaaaaatcagtttttcaatcaatcaattctcaacaatcacatcacgcatttcattaaccaaaatattaaaatacattctattttaaattattatttttttattttattcatatatatcaatactctttaagtctttttaccaaaaataatcatcaccccctcaaaatcatcaccaatcattatttttttcttcctctaaatttaaaaaaaaacccaatccaaacaaggcctaagactAGTTATATTTAGATATAAGAAActctttagaaaaaaataaagctttttggtaacatttttttttgtcaaatttaattttattttattttctattctaAACCTAGATTCAGATTATAAAAGTTTTCAAATGATTCAATATCAATTGGTTATGACTTACTTTGAATATGACAAAAAAATGTTGAAGGGGACTGGAATTTTATGGAGACGGATCAAATTAGGTGTTTGCACTCTTTCTTATTCATTATAATAAATTGTGAGTCAATATAGGTTTGCGAGtcagtaaaaataatatatatattttttctttaagcTTATAAAAGGACTTCAATTATTTGTCGTTTAATATACAGAAAACAGAAccttgttaatattattatttttttcttcaaaggcTTATTCTAATATGAAGTGTATCCTCCGACATGTCTTCCTTTTCTCCATCATTATAACCTTCCTTATTTTCTTGCCTTGATATTCAGATCTAGGTTCTCAGTATTGCCATAGATTTTTCTCTTGTCCCTTGATGAAAtaattgtcttttattaaattcCAATTTCTTTTACTTGGATATGACAATGACATAGATCGAAATAACGAAAAATGCGTTTACTATTCTACTTCAAAGATTTTTTTACCATTATTCATGTTAGGTTCTTTAACCAATAAAATTATGCCATGTCATtctctttttttcaaattctattttttctatcatttctctattgaaattttatattattataaataaaataaatttaaaatataaaaaataaataaatatattgttgatgttaaatatttaattgtgtttattagtattTGGAACATAATCGAGATGACATCGGAACGAAACGAGGACGtgagacacaaatatcatctttatctttatatctttaGTCAACTACCAGTCAAACCGGAAACTATCCTTAAAAGTGTAATTTAAATCGAAAatcaataaacaaattataattgttatccctaataatttcaaattgcatgatttcaaaattacttatccaaaaaacataaatcttgtttaagtttgaattaaaaaaaaaaatgaatctttATCAAATGTTACAAACCTTTAgaactcattttttaaaatagtctatgtattataaaattttagaattgttTAAGTACGAAACTAAACATAAAATTGGAACAAATCAACAATTAAAAATCTTTCAAAAGACAATCTTTATTAATTTCACAACTATCTTGAATTGAAAAGAAAGATCAATTAGAAGTTATTCTTTATGAAATTTGCCTCCAGAAGAGTACCgttcataatattaattattcattaGGTATACATTGGATCATCGTTGCTAGCAAGAAAACTCTCAACCGGCATGACGAAATTGTCAAAGTTGCTTTGATATGGGAAGTAATCCTCGGATTTGTGTTGAACAGGTTGGAACATCTCATCCGATGAACTTGCATCTTGACAAAAATCCGCGATACATGGAGCCTCATTTATTAATGATCCATTGAAGAAATTGTCCTGAAAGATTGTGTTTTGGTTAGAATTGATGTCTGCCATCGACACCAAATTATTCTTGTGATCATGGAACTGATCTAGCGAGAGCCACTCTGCAAACATAATTCTTGGCAAGTTGCTCTTGACTTGACTAGAATTATAAGATTTTTCAATGTAAGTTTCATCATACAATTGATCAAAGCTAGTTCCATTTTGGGTACTACTCGAAGTCTTAATGGAAGAAACGGACATCTGATCAGTACTATAATTTGGAGATTGAGTTGTTTCGCTAACACGTTGAGTACGTTCCGATAACTTTTCAACTTTCTTCTTTAAATGTGAATGCCAATAATTCTTGATCTCGTTGTCAGTTCTTCCAGGCAAATATAGTGCAATTTGAGACCACCTGATCATATGCaacataagttaaaaaaaataataccaaATGAATTTAACAAAGTATTAATTGGTGGTGAGTCATTAGTATTTGTCTATTTATCCAAGTGTATAATTAACTATCCATCCTTGTGTGGGAATActgcttaattatatatagaataatgagGATTAGTTTGAGGCTAGCCATCGTCATGACTTtcaaatatgtaattaattagCACCTTGACCTAACTGCTCCAACCATGCTTAATTAACATCCttaattaatacttaatttaagccctcttttaaattaattatgagagaatTCGGTGGTAATTCTGCTGATAATAATTCCAAAACTAGATccgttaaatatatatataatgggtgattaattataattaattaattaattacacgTGATGcatgtaattatttaaaaaaattaattagtggtagttgattaattataaaaaattaacacatGAGTCAtgaatcaattaatatattataataaaagattaataattaattaatatatgctTACTTGTTGCCTAACATGGAATGAAGGGCTAGGACggtttcctcctcttcttggttGAGCATACCTCTCTTCAAACCAGGCCTCAAGTAATTAATCCATCGAAGTCTGCAACTTTTACCGTTCCTTTTCAGACCTGTTTTCACCAACAATATCAATAATGACGAAAGAATTGACGAATTGACGATGTGGAAGATGACATGTGTTGCCTAACccataaaagtaaaattaaacgATATAAATTAGAGTTGTTTAAGTTAACTTACCAATGAAAGTCGACTTTCAATTATGTAATTAATGATTGAAATTGGATGTTATAAtagagggtttttttgaaatgtaacatatatatatgagaaagaaaagagaaatattATAAACTGACCGGCATTAATGGGAACAGAGGTCCAGCAGACATGGGCGTGGTTGAGAATGTAAGTGCTTAATTTGTGGTCTTCGTCTGGTGACCATAGCCCCTTCTTGTGCTTCACCTTCATGGTCTTCATCGTCGATAACTTTTCCTCTTTTGTTGTCTCTATTTTGTTCACCATACTTTTAACTATCTTTGCAATTTCtaggtataaatatatatatatatttttgtgtgtgagaaagagaaagagagaataaTGATACCTTCAACTTCTTCAACTGTTGCATTTAAAGGGGTAATTAGCTGGTACttgtctttttttaattatttatcaacgACCATTCCAAAAGTCTAATCTATGATTGTTTTGattggaattttaaaaaataaaataaaatgatggtttaaaaaataatgattggtggagatatttttattaaaaaacatatatatttatatttaataatgataaaataaaaattaataatttaaaataaataatattttaattaataaaattaacgatgtaaagataaaaaagaaaatgagatgATATTTTTTGGatagagttatttaaataacttaaaccAAAACctatatatggtttataatttgaatttgagaaaaataatgattaatgattattttGAGGGCgtggataattttttttatagtaaaataacTTAGAGtgtcttaatatataataaattaataaaatattaaaaaaaatatattttaatattttattaatgaagtGAGTAATGTGATATACGAGAattgaaatgatatttgattaagTTGTAGAACAAATTATTATAAGTAAAATGATAGTTTGAGTTCTctcatcttaaattatttttaaaaaaattgtctaataaataaataagtgtttaattagataaaatattaaaaatatatttttatacttaaaatttaaatttaaacttactaaaaataaaataaaaatattttaatgtttttgttgataaattaaataatttaatagttaaaatgataataattttattgaaattattatttttatatattttgttgaaaatatctCTTATCTTAGTGGTTataaatgaagaaagaaaagtattttaataaattaattaatctatggATAAGTAACAGgatgattgatttttttaaaattatttaaatgtatatattttaaatttaggagGTTAGCACACAACTTAATCATAATTCTCAACTCTAATTTTAAGGTTTTACTAAAAATCGAAATAGTAACATTCATCCGTCTACTTTAAgaattttatgattattttacatttttattgttAGATTTTACATGGTCAACTATCAAccatgatatatttttatttttaatcatgcTATATATTGAtgggtttatataatttttatttttaaaatattttttaataatatatttatgcatgttaaaattaataaaaataacttgatttagttggttattttttttaagaagctTAGTGATTATAAATGAATAGTTCACtctaatcaaaaatatattttttaatttttttttaattataattggcCATATACAAATGCTTAT
It encodes the following:
- the LOC124925177 gene encoding transcription factor LAF1 → MKVKHKKGLWSPDEDHKLSTYILNHAHVCWTSVPINAGLKRNGKSCRLRWINYLRPGLKRGMLNQEEEETVLALHSMLGNKWSQIALYLPGRTDNEIKNYWHSHLKKKVEKLSERTQRVSETTQSPNYSTDQMSVSSIKTSSSTQNGTSFDQLYDETYIEKSYNSSQVKSNLPRIMFAEWLSLDQFHDHKNNLVSMADINSNQNTIFQDNFFNGSLINEAPCIADFCQDASSSDEMFQPVQHKSEDYFPYQSNFDNFVMPVESFLASNDDPMYT